The proteins below come from a single Staphylococcus sp. MI 10-1553 genomic window:
- a CDS encoding PTS lactose/cellobiose transporter subunit IIA encodes MEDKNLETVMQLIIHSGNAKSYAMEAIHVVKEGKKALAFEKLKEADKTIVEAHRYQTEMLTKEASGEKTDVSLLVVHSQDHLMTAMNFIELAKEIVTLYNKID; translated from the coding sequence ATGGAGGATAAGAATCTAGAAACAGTGATGCAGCTTATCATTCATAGTGGCAATGCGAAATCTTATGCGATGGAAGCGATTCACGTCGTTAAAGAAGGTAAGAAAGCGCTAGCGTTTGAAAAATTGAAAGAAGCTGACAAAACAATTGTTGAAGCACATCGTTATCAAACTGAAATGTTGACGAAAGAAGCGAGTGGTGAAAAAACAGACGTCTCACTCCTTGTCGTGCACAGTCAAGACCATTTAATGACTGCTATGAATTTCATTGAGTTAGCAAAAGAAATTGTAACATTGTACAATAAAATAGATTGA
- the infB gene encoding translation initiation factor IF-2, whose amino-acid sequence MSKQRIYEYAKELNIKSKDVIDELKKTGIEVSNHMQTLEDDQVKALDKVFKKDQAPKQQKEQKNTQSNHKNQKQGNNQKQSNNQKQGNNNQQKGKYNAPKQNKKNNKGNKNKKQNKKNVPQQPSEPKELPSKITYTEGITVGELSDKLGVDSSEIIKKLFLLGIMANINQSLDIEALELVASDYGVELEEEVVIDDNDLSIYFENVEEDEEAIVRPAVVTIMGHVDHGKTTLLDSIRNTRVTEGEAGGITQHIGAYQITNNGKKITFLDTPGHAAFTTMRARGAQVTDITILVVAADDGVMPQTIEAINHAKEADVPIIVAVNKIDKPTANPDRVMQELAEYNLIPEDWGGDTIFVPLSALSGEGIDDLLEMLILVSEVQELKANPNKAAVGTVIEAELDKSRGPAASLLVQNGTLNVGDALVVGNTHGKVRAMVNDLGKRIKTAGPSTPVEITGLSDVPQAGDRFVVFKDEKKARRIGEAREQENIIQQRQESKNVTLDNLFEQMKQGEMKDLNVIIKGDVQGSVEALAASLMKIDVEGVNVRIIHTATGAINESDVTLAHASNGIIIGFNVRPDAGAKRAADAENVDMRLHRVIYNVIEEIESAMKGMLDPEFEEKVIGQAEVRQTFKVSKVGTIAGSYVTEGKITRDAGVRVIRDGVVLFEGELDTLKRFKDDAKEVAQGYECGITIAKFNDIKEGDIIEAFVMVEVER is encoded by the coding sequence ATGAGTAAACAAAGAATTTATGAGTATGCCAAAGAATTAAATATTAAAAGTAAAGATGTAATTGATGAGTTGAAGAAAACGGGAATTGAAGTGTCCAACCACATGCAAACTTTAGAAGATGACCAAGTGAAAGCGTTGGATAAAGTATTCAAAAAAGACCAAGCTCCGAAACAACAAAAAGAGCAAAAAAATACTCAATCAAATCACAAAAACCAAAAACAAGGTAACAACCAAAAACAAAGTAATAACCAAAAGCAAGGCAACAATAATCAGCAAAAGGGTAAATACAACGCCCCTAAACAAAACAAGAAAAACAACAAAGGTAATAAAAATAAAAAACAAAATAAGAAAAATGTACCACAACAACCAAGCGAACCTAAAGAATTGCCTTCAAAAATTACTTATACTGAAGGCATTACAGTTGGTGAATTATCAGACAAACTCGGTGTAGATTCATCAGAAATTATTAAAAAGCTATTCTTGCTTGGAATTATGGCGAACATCAACCAATCTTTAGATATTGAAGCACTTGAATTAGTCGCATCAGATTACGGTGTTGAACTTGAAGAAGAAGTAGTTATTGATGATAACGATTTATCGATTTATTTCGAAAACGTTGAAGAAGATGAAGAAGCAATCGTACGTCCAGCTGTTGTTACAATCATGGGACACGTTGACCACGGTAAAACGACATTGCTTGACTCAATTCGTAATACACGTGTAACTGAAGGAGAAGCAGGCGGTATCACACAACATATCGGTGCTTACCAAATTACGAACAACGGCAAAAAGATCACTTTCTTAGATACACCAGGGCACGCCGCTTTCACAACAATGCGTGCGCGTGGTGCTCAAGTGACGGACATTACAATTTTAGTTGTAGCAGCTGATGATGGCGTCATGCCTCAAACGATTGAAGCGATCAACCATGCGAAAGAAGCTGATGTGCCGATTATCGTAGCAGTCAACAAAATTGATAAACCAACAGCGAATCCTGACCGTGTGATGCAAGAATTAGCAGAATACAACCTCATCCCTGAAGACTGGGGGGGCGATACCATTTTCGTACCACTATCAGCGTTAAGCGGTGAAGGTATTGATGATTTACTTGAAATGTTAATCTTAGTTTCTGAAGTACAAGAATTGAAAGCGAACCCGAATAAAGCAGCTGTCGGTACGGTTATCGAAGCTGAGTTAGATAAATCACGTGGTCCTGCCGCTTCATTACTTGTGCAAAACGGTACATTAAATGTCGGTGATGCACTTGTTGTAGGTAATACACATGGTAAAGTGCGTGCGATGGTAAATGACCTTGGCAAACGTATTAAAACTGCAGGTCCATCAACACCGGTTGAAATTACTGGTTTAAGCGACGTACCTCAAGCAGGTGACCGTTTCGTCGTATTCAAAGACGAGAAAAAAGCACGCCGTATCGGTGAAGCACGTGAACAAGAAAACATTATCCAACAACGTCAAGAAAGCAAAAATGTGACATTGGATAACTTGTTCGAACAAATGAAGCAAGGTGAAATGAAAGACTTGAATGTCATCATCAAAGGTGACGTACAAGGTTCAGTGGAAGCATTAGCCGCTTCATTAATGAAAATCGATGTTGAAGGCGTAAACGTGCGTATTATTCACACAGCAACAGGTGCCATCAACGAATCTGACGTGACATTAGCACATGCGTCAAACGGTATCATTATCGGCTTTAACGTCCGTCCAGATGCAGGTGCAAAACGTGCAGCAGACGCTGAAAATGTCGATATGCGTTTACACCGTGTCATTTATAACGTGATTGAAGAAATCGAATCCGCGATGAAAGGAATGCTTGATCCTGAATTTGAAGAAAAAGTTATCGGTCAAGCAGAAGTACGTCAAACATTCAAAGTATCGAAAGTCGGTACAATTGCGGGAAGTTATGTGACTGAAGGTAAAATCACACGTGACGCGGGTGTCCGTGTTATCCGTGACGGTGTCGTATTATTTGAAGGCGAATTAGATACATTGAAACGTTTCAAAGACGATGCGAAAGAAGTCGCACAAGGTTACGAATGTGGTATCACAATCGCAAAATTCAATGATATTAAAGAAGGCGATATTATTGAAGCGTTTGTGATGGTAGAAGTAGAAAGATAA
- a CDS encoding AraC family transcriptional regulator: MREVWKHFDISFDNIVISECGIQQFLPEQTYSYTVTENFVLHFVETGKGLLRINHKTFSSKDFNGFILKRGQKVTYKGDKNIPWKTFWVGLKGTHLQNFLKTNQLNHQDILKFHKDSEAVNIIKEICYTTKQNISQSDYWYKYKTYELLFCLENEFKQTDMIILNNHQDIIHHIYEYICNNYMKPLKIQEISLQFGMSNSQLFTKFKNNYGKTPKQFILEARIDKATQLLRETDHPINVISQLVGFSDYFVFEKAFKKLVHRSPKDYRTEKRKHKMIH, from the coding sequence ATGAGAGAGGTTTGGAAACATTTTGATATATCCTTTGATAATATCGTCATCTCCGAATGTGGAATTCAACAATTTTTACCTGAACAAACGTATAGTTATACGGTAACTGAAAATTTTGTATTACATTTTGTGGAAACTGGGAAAGGCCTGCTGAGGATTAATCATAAAACTTTTTCTTCTAAAGATTTTAATGGCTTTATTTTAAAAAGAGGACAAAAGGTGACGTATAAAGGTGACAAAAATATACCTTGGAAAACGTTTTGGGTAGGCTTAAAAGGAACACACTTACAAAATTTTTTAAAGACGAATCAACTCAACCATCAAGATATACTCAAATTTCATAAAGACAGTGAAGCCGTCAACATCATTAAAGAAATTTGTTATACGACGAAGCAAAATATTTCGCAGTCTGATTATTGGTACAAATATAAAACGTACGAACTGCTTTTTTGTTTAGAAAATGAATTTAAACAAACGGACATGATTATTTTGAACAACCATCAAGACATTATTCATCATATTTATGAATACATATGTAACAATTATATGAAGCCCCTCAAAATTCAAGAGATTTCACTTCAATTTGGTATGAGTAATAGCCAGTTATTCACCAAATTTAAAAATAACTACGGCAAAACTCCAAAACAATTTATTTTAGAAGCAAGAATCGATAAAGCGACACAACTATTGAGAGAAACAGATCACCCTATTAATGTGATTAGTCAGCTCGTCGGTTTTAGTGATTATTTTGTATTTGAAAAGGCGTTTAAGAAACTTGTACATCGTTCTCCTAAAGATTACAGAACTGAGAAAAGAAAACACAAAATGATTCATTAG
- the rimP gene encoding ribosome maturation factor RimP, with protein sequence MSKVTEQVETIIQPVLDELNFELVDVEFAKEGRDHYLRIAIDKPGGVDLNDCTRASERISEVMDAHDPIPQAYYLDVSSPGAERPIKNEKGFQNAIEQPIFVSLYAPIEGDKEWLGHLKSVTEDTITMEVKVKAKTKTITIPRDKIAKARHAVML encoded by the coding sequence ATGAGTAAAGTTACAGAGCAAGTTGAAACCATAATACAACCTGTCCTTGATGAATTGAACTTTGAATTAGTAGACGTTGAGTTTGCTAAAGAAGGTCGCGATCATTATTTACGTATTGCCATTGACAAACCAGGCGGCGTCGATTTGAACGATTGCACGCGCGCATCAGAACGTATTAGCGAAGTGATGGATGCACATGACCCGATTCCACAAGCATATTATTTAGATGTCTCATCACCAGGTGCAGAACGCCCAATTAAAAACGAAAAAGGCTTTCAAAACGCAATTGAACAGCCAATATTTGTATCATTGTATGCGCCTATTGAAGGTGACAAAGAATGGTTAGGTCATTTGAAATCAGTCACTGAAGACACGATTACTATGGAAGTGAAAGTCAAAGCGAAGACGAAAACCATCACTATCCCACGTGATAAAATCGCTAAAGCACGTCACGCAGTTATGCTTTAA
- the nusA gene encoding transcription termination factor NusA translates to MESNELLLATEYLEKEKKIPREVLVDAIEAALITAYKKNYDSARNVRVELNLDSGTFRVISRKEVVEEVFDHREEIDLSTALVKNPAYEIGDIYEEDVTPKDFGRVGAQAAKQAVMQRLRDAEREILYEEFIDKEDDIMTGVIDRVDHRYVYVNLGRTEAVLSEAERSPNETYLPNERIKVYVNKVEQTTKGPQIFVSRSHPGLLKRLFEQEVPEIFEGTVEVKSVAREAGDRSKISVYSENPDIDAVGACVGAKGARVEAVVAELGGEKIDIVQWSEDPKVFVRNALSPSQVIDVIVNEENQSTTVIVPDYQLSLAIGKRGQNARLAAKLTGWKIDIKSETDAKALGIGEEEATTTGETEPVAMTAEDIDLEATTDEHIEDNASLEDESKEN, encoded by the coding sequence GTGGAAAGTAACGAATTATTATTAGCAACTGAATATTTAGAAAAAGAGAAAAAGATTCCTAGAGAAGTTTTAGTAGATGCAATTGAGGCAGCTTTAATTACGGCATATAAGAAAAACTACGACAGCGCACGTAATGTCCGTGTTGAATTGAATTTAGACAGTGGTACATTCCGAGTGATTTCTCGTAAAGAGGTCGTAGAAGAAGTGTTTGATCACCGTGAAGAAATCGATTTATCGACAGCATTAGTGAAAAACCCAGCGTACGAAATTGGGGATATTTACGAAGAAGACGTGACACCTAAAGACTTTGGTCGTGTCGGTGCACAAGCAGCAAAACAAGCTGTAATGCAACGTTTACGTGATGCAGAACGTGAAATTTTATACGAAGAGTTCATTGATAAAGAAGATGACATCATGACAGGTGTGATCGACCGTGTGGACCATCGTTATGTTTACGTGAATTTAGGTCGTACGGAAGCAGTATTATCTGAAGCAGAACGTAGCCCGAATGAAACGTATCTTCCAAATGAACGCATTAAAGTGTATGTGAACAAAGTGGAACAAACGACAAAAGGGCCTCAAATTTTCGTATCACGTAGTCATCCAGGTTTGTTAAAACGTCTTTTTGAACAAGAAGTACCTGAAATTTTTGAAGGGACTGTTGAAGTGAAATCTGTTGCACGTGAAGCGGGAGACCGTTCGAAAATTAGTGTGTACTCAGAAAACCCAGATATCGATGCAGTTGGTGCATGTGTTGGTGCGAAAGGTGCACGTGTAGAAGCAGTTGTTGCCGAATTAGGCGGCGAAAAAATCGATATCGTACAATGGAGTGAAGATCCGAAAGTATTCGTACGTAATGCATTGAGCCCATCACAAGTCATCGATGTCATTGTAAACGAAGAAAATCAATCGACAACAGTGATTGTACCAGATTATCAATTGTCTTTAGCAATCGGTAAACGTGGTCAAAACGCACGTCTTGCTGCGAAATTAACAGGTTGGAAAATCGATATTAAATCAGAAACAGATGCAAAAGCGTTAGGTATTGGTGAAGAAGAAGCGACGACAACAGGTGAAACTGAACCTGTAGCGATGACAGCTGAAGATATTGATTTAGAAGCAACGACGGATGAACACATTGAAGACAACGCAAGCTTAGAGGATGAAAGTAAAGAGAACTAG
- the truB gene encoding tRNA pseudouridine(55) synthase TruB — translation MYHGILPVYKERGLTSHDVVFKLRKILKTKKIGHTGTLDPEVDGVLPICIGQATKVSDYVMEMGKTYRAEVTLGFSTTTEDQTGDILTREIVTADQFDPVQVDAVLQSFVGRTTQIPPMYSSVKVNGKKLYEYARNGETVERPERQIHISHIARISELIFENDTARFSIEVTCGKGTYIRTLATDIGLALNVPAHMSLLTRTMSGGFSLEEALSLAAIEQAHHDDTLQNQLLPLAYGLKGLPSFLVQNESDKMKIKNGQKFAKGYFNVPFEHQLVMIDSDNGDVLAIYEVHPSRQDEIKPKKVFN, via the coding sequence ATGTATCATGGTATTTTACCTGTCTATAAAGAACGAGGATTGACGAGCCACGATGTCGTTTTCAAATTGCGCAAAATTTTAAAGACGAAAAAAATCGGCCATACAGGAACATTAGATCCTGAAGTGGATGGTGTCCTCCCTATTTGTATCGGCCAAGCGACAAAAGTGAGCGATTATGTGATGGAAATGGGTAAAACATATCGTGCTGAAGTGACGTTAGGCTTTTCAACGACGACAGAAGATCAAACGGGTGACATCTTGACGCGTGAAATCGTTACGGCTGACCAATTCGATCCGGTTCAAGTCGATGCAGTGTTACAATCATTTGTAGGGCGGACGACACAAATTCCACCGATGTATTCGTCTGTGAAAGTAAATGGTAAAAAATTATATGAATACGCACGCAATGGTGAAACGGTAGAACGTCCCGAACGCCAAATCCATATTTCACATATTGCACGGATTTCGGAATTGATTTTTGAAAATGACACTGCACGTTTTTCAATAGAAGTGACTTGTGGCAAAGGGACGTATATTCGAACACTCGCAACGGATATTGGCCTTGCACTCAATGTACCAGCGCACATGTCATTGTTGACGCGGACGATGAGTGGTGGCTTCAGTTTAGAAGAGGCACTTAGTTTAGCAGCAATTGAACAGGCACATCATGACGATACACTCCAAAATCAATTATTACCACTTGCATACGGCTTGAAAGGACTTCCATCTTTCCTTGTTCAAAATGAAAGTGATAAAATGAAGATAAAGAATGGACAAAAGTTTGCTAAAGGTTATTTTAATGTTCCATTTGAGCACCAACTTGTCATGATTGATAGTGACAATGGCGATGTATTAGCAATTTATGAAGTACATCCATCACGACAAGATGAAATTAAACCGAAAAAGGTATTCAATTAA
- the rbfA gene encoding 30S ribosome-binding factor RbfA gives MNMRAERVGEQMKKELMDIINNKLKDPRVGFLTITDVQPTNDLSLAKVYLTVLGSDKERENTFKGLEKAKGFIKSEIGQRMRLRIVPDLQFEYDESIEYGNRIERLIQDLNHND, from the coding sequence ATGAATATGCGTGCAGAACGTGTTGGCGAACAAATGAAAAAAGAATTAATGGATATTATTAATAACAAATTAAAAGATCCAAGAGTGGGTTTTCTAACGATTACAGATGTACAGCCAACGAACGATTTATCACTAGCAAAGGTTTATTTAACAGTACTTGGTAGTGATAAAGAACGCGAAAATACATTCAAAGGTCTTGAAAAGGCAAAAGGGTTTATTAAATCTGAAATTGGTCAACGTATGCGACTCAGAATTGTCCCTGATTTGCAATTTGAATATGATGAATCGATTGAATATGGTAACCGTATCGAACGATTGATTCAAGATTTAAATCATAACGACTAA
- the rnpM gene encoding RNase P modulator RnpM translates to MKKKKIPMRKCILSNEMKPKKDMIRVVKNKEGEISADVTGKMPGRGAYVSKDIALIEKAQEAHKLEDYFKASEETLEPVYKEIIRLIYREEIPTK, encoded by the coding sequence ATGAAAAAGAAAAAAATTCCTATGCGAAAATGTATTTTATCTAATGAGATGAAACCTAAAAAAGATATGATTCGTGTTGTCAAAAATAAAGAAGGCGAAATTTCAGCTGACGTCACAGGAAAAATGCCAGGACGTGGGGCATACGTTTCAAAAGACATTGCTTTAATTGAAAAGGCACAAGAGGCGCACAAATTAGAGGATTATTTTAAAGCGTCAGAAGAAACACTAGAACCGGTTTACAAAGAAATTATACGTCTGATTTATAGAGAAGAGATTCCGACAAAATGA
- a CDS encoding YlxQ family RNA-binding protein translates to MNEQQFLNFLGLAMRAGKVKTGESVIITEVKKRRLKLVLIASDASESTKNNIINKCNSYQTPYRIVSDRNDLGDALGKGARVNVGITDQGFAKKLMSMIDE, encoded by the coding sequence ATGAATGAACAACAATTTTTAAATTTTTTAGGTTTGGCGATGCGTGCTGGAAAAGTGAAAACAGGCGAATCTGTCATCATTACTGAAGTAAAAAAGCGTCGTTTAAAGCTTGTGCTCATTGCAAGTGACGCGTCTGAGAGTACGAAAAATAATATCATCAATAAATGTAACAGTTATCAAACACCATATCGCATTGTCAGCGACCGTAACGATTTAGGAGATGCGTTAGGTAAAGGTGCACGTGTCAATGTCGGAATTACTGATCAAGGGTTTGCAAAAAAGTTGATGTCAATGATAGATGAATAA
- a CDS encoding PTS sugar transporter subunit IIC translates to MNKLIDEKIMPLAVKFSTNKVLVAIRDGLSLTMILAIVGSIFMLIASLPIPGWPEYLDKIGISQYLWKGVDSTFSLVGLIASFSVAWSYAKQYQQDGVAIGIIALCSFLTVTPFIKTDTASGITLGYLGAKGMFTAIIIALVSVHIYKFFIDRDIKIKLPDTVPPAVSRSFVAIIPGIVIFTLWLTIYAVLDAFHLPNAHDLITTALGGPIGFLGGSVFGTAIIVALNSLFWFVGINGGSAVNSIMAPVWLGNLQANMEAYKANEPMQYIFTQPFMDNYVYMGGGGATLGLVIAITIIARRRKASKRTKALAPITLVPGLFNINEPAMFGLPIVLNVFLLIPFVLTPVINLFIAYFATLAGLVPYTRATATWTMPPIISGFLTTGSISASILQAILIVIDILIYIGFYVAIEKSYLKEERDK, encoded by the coding sequence ATGAATAAATTGATTGATGAAAAAATAATGCCTCTTGCAGTGAAGTTTTCTACAAATAAAGTGTTAGTTGCTATTCGTGATGGTCTTTCTCTAACGATGATTCTTGCTATTGTGGGTTCCATTTTTATGTTGATTGCGAGTTTGCCGATACCAGGTTGGCCTGAATATTTAGACAAGATTGGTATCAGTCAATATTTGTGGAAAGGTGTAGACAGTACGTTTAGCTTAGTCGGATTAATCGCGAGTTTTTCGGTGGCATGGAGTTATGCCAAACAATATCAACAAGATGGGGTAGCAATTGGTATTATTGCACTTTGCTCATTTTTAACAGTGACACCATTTATTAAGACAGATACGGCATCAGGTATTACGTTAGGTTATTTAGGAGCTAAAGGGATGTTCACGGCTATCATTATTGCATTGGTGAGTGTTCACATTTATAAATTCTTTATTGATCGTGATATTAAAATCAAATTGCCAGATACTGTGCCTCCAGCAGTATCACGTTCTTTCGTAGCCATTATTCCTGGTATTGTGATTTTTACGTTATGGTTAACGATTTATGCCGTATTAGATGCCTTTCACTTACCAAACGCACATGACTTAATCACTACAGCTTTAGGTGGTCCAATTGGTTTTCTTGGTGGCTCAGTGTTCGGTACAGCGATTATCGTTGCGCTCAACAGTTTATTCTGGTTTGTTGGTATTAACGGTGGTAGTGCAGTTAACTCAATTATGGCGCCTGTTTGGTTAGGTAACTTACAAGCGAATATGGAAGCGTACAAAGCGAATGAACCGATGCAGTATATTTTCACGCAACCATTTATGGATAACTATGTTTACATGGGTGGCGGTGGTGCCACATTAGGTCTTGTTATCGCAATTACGATTATTGCACGTAGAAGAAAAGCAAGTAAACGTACAAAAGCACTTGCACCAATCACGTTAGTACCAGGTTTGTTTAATATTAATGAGCCTGCAATGTTTGGTTTACCTATCGTGTTAAATGTGTTTTTATTAATTCCGTTCGTATTAACACCAGTGATCAATCTCTTTATTGCATATTTTGCGACACTTGCTGGTTTAGTACCCTATACGAGAGCGACTGCGACTTGGACGATGCCACCGATTATTTCAGGGTTCTTAACGACAGGAAGTATCAGTGCATCCATTCTTCAAGCAATTTTAATTGTGATAGATATACTGATTTATATCGGTTTCTACGTAGCAATTGAAAAGTCATATTTGAAAGAAGAACGAGACAAATAA
- a CDS encoding PTS sugar transporter subunit IIB, with translation MKTILLACAAGMSTSMLVQRMEKAAQDMEGDYKIYAVSVPEVDKEVEQNDIDIVLLGPQVRYEERKLKEKLEPKNIPLHVIDMSDYGMMNGQSVLEKAIDMIG, from the coding sequence ATGAAAACAATTCTTTTAGCATGTGCAGCAGGTATGAGCACAAGTATGCTCGTGCAACGTATGGAAAAGGCAGCGCAAGACATGGAAGGCGACTATAAAATCTATGCCGTTTCCGTGCCCGAAGTTGATAAAGAAGTAGAACAAAATGACATTGATATTGTACTGTTAGGACCACAAGTGAGATACGAAGAAAGAAAACTAAAAGAAAAATTAGAGCCTAAAAATATTCCGCTTCATGTCATTGATATGTCTGATTATGGCATGATGAATGGTCAATCTGTATTAGAAAAAGCAATCGATATGATTGGGTGA
- a CDS encoding DUF7916 family protein has product MVKRLISADTSEIRQMTAEELKQSIKASEGRVVLSENVATRNPWIHEVTNAEMAASFGADLILLNGVDVLDVKIAGLLDIENNPIQSLKRLCGRPIGVNLEPVDQNADMMEERFELEVGRIAREETFEKLNALGMDFVCLTGNPGTGVSNDAIVESVKRAKSLFDGLVFAGKMHSAGVDEPVVNLELIQRLIDSGADVILVPSIGSVPGITLDMVSEAVQLCHAHGVLVMSAIGTSQESATKETIRFFGLQNKIAGVDIQHIGDAGYGGLAPVENIYELGVAIRGLRHTVSKMTRSILR; this is encoded by the coding sequence ATGGTAAAAAGATTAATCAGTGCAGATACCTCTGAAATCAGACAAATGACCGCTGAAGAACTTAAACAGAGTATTAAAGCATCAGAAGGACGTGTTGTATTATCAGAAAATGTGGCAACGAGAAATCCGTGGATTCATGAAGTAACGAATGCAGAAATGGCAGCATCTTTTGGGGCAGATTTAATTTTACTCAATGGTGTAGACGTATTAGATGTAAAAATTGCAGGACTACTCGATATTGAAAACAACCCGATTCAGTCTTTAAAACGATTATGCGGTCGTCCGATTGGTGTGAATTTAGAGCCAGTTGATCAAAATGCTGACATGATGGAAGAACGATTTGAATTAGAAGTTGGGCGTATTGCAAGAGAAGAAACGTTTGAAAAATTGAATGCGCTCGGTATGGATTTTGTGTGTCTCACAGGAAACCCTGGTACAGGTGTGTCAAATGATGCCATCGTGGAAAGTGTTAAACGTGCAAAAAGTTTGTTTGATGGACTCGTTTTTGCTGGAAAAATGCACAGTGCAGGTGTAGACGAACCAGTTGTCAACTTAGAATTGATCCAACGTTTAATTGACTCGGGTGCGGATGTCATTCTTGTACCATCCATTGGTAGCGTTCCGGGAATCACATTAGATATGGTGAGTGAAGCGGTTCAATTGTGTCATGCCCATGGTGTACTTGTCATGAGTGCGATTGGGACAAGTCAGGAAAGTGCCACAAAAGAAACAATCAGATTTTTTGGTCTTCAAAACAAAATAGCAGGCGTAGACATTCAACATATTGGTGATGCCGGGTACGGTGGATTAGCGCCAGTAGAAAATATTTATGAACTCGGTGTCGCCATCAGAGGTTTACGTCATACAGTTTCAAAAATGACACGTTCAATTTTAAGATAA